A region from the Hydra vulgaris chromosome 08, alternate assembly HydraT2T_AEP genome encodes:
- the LOC136083351 gene encoding uncharacterized protein LOC136083351 has product MTVTLVEIKKMIINMLDEFEKKTEAMLKRQEVNFVNIINANLKITNEGLDKVEKLYNDNTSILTLLSKDVEELKISLNFHEENFENKIKTAITVVDKEKETNDKIKRKSEFVYVKNKLREIEDRAKRNNLRIDGIEEAENETWK; this is encoded by the coding sequence ATGACAGTTACTCTCgtggaaataaaaaagatgatcATAAATATGTTGGAcgaatttgagaaaaaaacgGAAGCTATGCTTAAAAGACAAGAAGTAAATTTCGTAAATATAATTAacgcaaatttaaaaattacaaacgaAGGTTTAGATAAAGTTGAAAAGCTATATAATGACAATACAAGTATTTTGACATTATTGTCAAAAGATGTTGAAGAGTTGAAAATAAGCTTAAACTTCCAtgaagaaaactttgaaaacaaaataaagaccGCCATTACAGTCGtggataaagaaaaagaaacaaacgACAAAATAAAACGTAAGAGTGAAtttgtatatgtaaaaaataaattaagagaaaTAGAGGACCGAGCAAAAAGAAATAATCTAAGGATAGACGGAATAGAGGAAGCTGAAAACGAAACCTGGAAGTGA